A genomic segment from Limisphaera ngatamarikiensis encodes:
- a CDS encoding zinc metallopeptidase, translated as MMPFILIMLVTMALSLWATARVKSVYHRYSRSVVRSGITGAEAAAEILHHAGIHNVEIVAHDGFLGDHYDPIHRRLVLSHENYFGRSPAALGVAAHEAGHAIQHAQAYKPLQWRMAAVGAATFANQIVTILPLLFMFGGFLEPIVGFTLMAVGWGIIMAFNLITLPVEFDASRRARVLLTRMGMITDQESEAVEKVLRAAAWTYVAAFITSALYFLYYLLPLLMGNRSRD; from the coding sequence ATGATGCCGTTCATCTTGATCATGCTCGTCACGATGGCACTGTCGCTCTGGGCGACAGCGCGGGTGAAATCGGTCTACCATCGTTACAGCCGATCCGTGGTTAGGTCCGGGATCACCGGGGCGGAGGCCGCGGCGGAGATCCTCCATCACGCAGGCATCCATAACGTCGAGATCGTCGCTCACGACGGGTTCCTGGGTGACCACTACGACCCGATCCATCGGCGCCTGGTACTCTCCCATGAAAACTACTTTGGCCGGTCCCCGGCGGCGCTTGGCGTGGCCGCCCACGAAGCCGGCCATGCCATCCAGCACGCCCAGGCCTACAAACCCCTCCAATGGCGCATGGCCGCCGTCGGCGCCGCAACCTTCGCCAACCAGATCGTCACCATCCTGCCCCTCCTGTTCATGTTCGGCGGGTTCCTCGAACCCATCGTGGGCTTCACCCTCATGGCCGTGGGCTGGGGCATCATCATGGCCTTCAATCTCATCACGCTGCCGGTGGAATTCGACGCCTCCCGCCGTGCCCGCGTGCTGTTGACCCGAATGGGCATGATCACCGACCAGGAATCCGAAGCGGTTGAAAAAGTCCTGCGTGCGGCAGCATGGACCTACGTCGCAGCGTTCATCACCTCGGCCCTCTATTTCCTCTACTACCTGCTGCCCCTGCTGATGGGCAACCGTTCGCGCGACTGA
- a CDS encoding O-acetylhomoserine aminocarboxypropyltransferase/cysteine synthase family protein, translated as MKLETLCLHGGAQPDPVTLARGVPVHRTSSYVFRNTEHAANLFALKELGNIYTRIMNPTTEVLEKRVALLEGAPELGGLALASGTSAVFYSIINLAQAGDNIVSARNLYGGTYTMFNDILPTLGIQVRFVDSTRPENFAAAIDDRTRALFCETLSNPSLDVTDLEAVAEVAHAHGLPLVVDATASTPYLTRPLDFGADIVVHSLTKWLGGHGTGIGGIVVDGGRFPWAAGRHPLYTVPDTSYHGLRWGLDLPEPLQPLAYILRMRTVPLRNLGACISPDNSWMFLQGIETLPLRMERHCANALAVARWLKEHQRVRWVRYPGLPGDPEYGRNQKYLRGKGGAMVVFGIEGGRQAGQKFIDSLRLFSHLANMGGAKSLAIHPATTTHSQLTEEQQRAAGITPDLVRLCVGLEHIDDILEDLDQALRKSAA; from the coding sequence ATGAAGTTGGAAACGCTTTGTCTGCACGGGGGTGCGCAACCCGATCCTGTGACCCTGGCGCGGGGTGTGCCGGTGCACCGGACCTCGTCCTATGTGTTCCGCAACACGGAGCATGCGGCCAACCTGTTTGCCCTGAAGGAGCTGGGCAACATTTACACCCGGATCATGAACCCCACCACGGAGGTTTTGGAGAAGCGGGTGGCCCTGTTGGAGGGTGCGCCCGAACTGGGTGGGCTGGCCCTGGCCTCCGGCACGAGCGCAGTTTTTTATTCGATCATCAACCTGGCGCAGGCGGGCGACAACATTGTCTCGGCGCGGAACCTGTACGGGGGCACCTACACGATGTTCAATGACATCCTGCCCACGCTGGGGATTCAGGTGAGGTTTGTGGACTCGACCCGGCCGGAGAACTTTGCCGCGGCGATTGACGATCGAACGCGGGCGCTGTTTTGTGAAACGCTGTCGAATCCCTCCCTGGACGTGACGGATCTGGAGGCGGTGGCGGAGGTCGCGCATGCGCACGGGTTGCCCCTGGTGGTGGATGCCACGGCCAGCACTCCGTATCTGACGCGGCCGCTGGATTTCGGTGCGGACATTGTGGTGCATTCGCTGACCAAGTGGCTGGGAGGCCACGGGACGGGGATTGGCGGGATTGTGGTGGATGGCGGCCGTTTCCCGTGGGCGGCGGGGCGGCATCCGTTGTACACGGTGCCCGACACCAGCTATCACGGCCTTCGTTGGGGACTGGACCTGCCGGAGCCGTTGCAACCGCTGGCGTACATCCTGCGGATGCGGACCGTACCGTTGCGGAACCTCGGGGCGTGCATCTCGCCGGACAACAGCTGGATGTTCCTGCAGGGGATCGAGACGCTGCCGTTACGGATGGAACGGCATTGTGCCAACGCCCTGGCCGTGGCGCGCTGGTTGAAGGAACATCAACGGGTTCGGTGGGTTCGGTATCCGGGCCTGCCCGGGGATCCCGAGTATGGGAGGAATCAGAAGTACCTGCGGGGCAAGGGGGGTGCGATGGTGGTGTTCGGGATCGAGGGCGGGCGGCAGGCGGGCCAGAAGTTTATCGACAGCCTGCGGTTGTTTTCCCATCTGGCCAACATGGGGGGTGCGAAGTCGCTGGCCATTCACCCGGCGACCACGACGCATTCCCAGTTGACCGAGGAACAGCAACGGGCGGCCGGGATCACGCCCGACCTGGTTCGCTTGTGTGTCGGCCTGGAGCATATTGATGATATTCTGGAGGATCTGGATCAGGCTCTGCGGAAGTCGGCCGCATGA
- the metX gene encoding homoserine O-acetyltransferase MetX, which translates to MGRTWLMQKLTRVKTRFIRFRSRRNPLRLRVGGELDDFTLAYEMYGKMNSDRSNVILLFHAMTGSQHAAGYNPEVPGVDGRWTEENHIGWWDGFIGPGKALDTRLFCVLCVNYLGGCYGSTGPASINPKTGRRWAADFPVLRMCDIVDSQIRLLDELGVRQLHAVIGASIGGFLALTLATRYPDRVRVVVPIGTGPETTIYHRIINFEQITAIESDPNFKGGNYYDGPPPETGLALARRIAHKTFVSLEMLSERARSEVVPHKPPHGWYEMNHPVESYMLHQGLKFVKRFDANTYLRILDAWQWFDLAAEANAPDLPSAFERCRGQKYLVFSIDSDLSFPRTEQEKLVHLLKRAHVPCIWITVHSEKGHDSFLLEPRLYTPHLQQELAG; encoded by the coding sequence GTGGGCAGGACCTGGCTCATGCAAAAACTGACACGAGTCAAAACCCGGTTCATCCGGTTCCGCAGCCGCAGGAACCCGCTGCGACTGCGGGTGGGGGGTGAACTCGACGATTTCACCCTGGCCTACGAGATGTACGGCAAGATGAACTCGGACCGGTCCAACGTGATCCTTTTGTTTCACGCCATGACCGGCAGCCAGCATGCGGCGGGGTACAATCCGGAGGTGCCGGGTGTGGACGGCCGGTGGACCGAGGAAAACCACATCGGGTGGTGGGACGGTTTCATTGGTCCGGGGAAGGCGCTGGACACGCGGTTGTTTTGCGTGTTGTGCGTGAATTATCTGGGCGGTTGTTATGGGTCGACCGGGCCGGCCTCCATCAATCCCAAGACCGGGCGCCGGTGGGCGGCGGACTTTCCGGTGTTGCGGATGTGCGACATTGTGGACTCGCAGATCCGGTTGTTGGACGAGCTGGGTGTGCGGCAGCTGCATGCGGTGATCGGGGCCTCGATTGGCGGATTTCTGGCCCTGACGCTGGCCACCCGGTATCCGGACCGGGTCCGCGTGGTGGTGCCGATCGGGACCGGTCCCGAGACCACCATTTACCATCGGATCATCAACTTCGAACAGATCACCGCCATTGAGAGCGACCCGAATTTCAAGGGCGGCAATTACTATGACGGTCCGCCGCCGGAGACGGGCCTGGCGCTGGCGCGGCGGATTGCCCACAAGACCTTTGTCTCGCTGGAGATGCTGAGTGAACGGGCCCGGAGCGAGGTGGTGCCGCACAAACCGCCCCACGGATGGTACGAAATGAACCATCCGGTGGAGTCGTACATGTTGCATCAGGGGTTGAAGTTTGTGAAACGGTTTGATGCCAACACGTACCTGCGGATCCTGGACGCCTGGCAATGGTTCGACCTGGCGGCCGAGGCGAATGCGCCGGATCTGCCGTCGGCTTTTGAGCGATGCCGGGGTCAGAAATACCTCGTGTTCAGCATTGACTCGGACCTGTCGTTTCCGAGGACGGAGCAGGAAAAGCTGGTTCACTTGCTCAAGCGTGCTCATGTGCCGTGCATCTGGATCACGGTGCATTCGGAGAAGGGCCACGATTCATTCTTGTTGGAGCCGCGGCTGTACACACCCCATTTGCAGCAGGAACTGGCCGGCTGA
- a CDS encoding S8 family serine peptidase has translation MKRLRFACRFREVTVALGLLLGVSWSGAKPVLLRNATFDPATNAVPSLTAAGVPQPGEGSLRRLYLVQLRELPGTQWRQVLERLGVTVLRYVPEDTYVVRCDGATIRRVEQLPFVAWVGPYEARYKVHAPLAAAARPGGVEVSVLVAADADPAEVEAVRLRFQRIRQESVLRSGVVLRGWLPGTDVEALARSEAVLWIEPAPRMRLYDEVSSKIVAGDGGPNRLLAQRLGWDGSGVTVAVADSGLQWGEAASMHPDLMGRTPVFFYYGDLTDAADEHGHGTHVTGIIAGDGAGGEMDENGFLYGLGVAPGVRIVTQRIFDGLGGYQPPPSFERLTRDAVRAGADIGSNSWGDDTGGRYDLSAMEFDELVRDADGLRLGDQPYILEFSAGNAGPYARTIGSPAVAKNVIATGATQNDRFDLFLYDVGAEAVADFSSRGPCEDGRIKPDLVAPGTWIASLQSAAAPEDNAWLPISRLYSYMGGTSQAGPHVTGAAALFVQFYRHHFTNATPSPALVKAALINTAVDLDDAMGTGPVPNFDEGWGRVNVVPLLSGERQFLFYDQTTPLVTGQSWETVVVVDGTEPLRITLVYTDVPGTPFVLPALVNDLDLEVVGPGGEVYLGNAFRQGESVPGAVTPDRRNNVECVYVQEPEPGPYRIRVRAYRVPEDARRDTPEVDQDFALVVSGRFLPPGIGALRLDRGAYTAPDEVGIRLFDGDLAGQPSVSIRVSSTTEPGGELVVLSAADGLGSFTGRVATVTGLAASDGRLQVAHGDEIVARYWDASAGEERVATARVDLVPPRISGVQTRVEYGVVWVSWSVDEPVLGRVRFGTNAALDRLAVSEDWSMTPAVSLGALTPGVTWYFRVEATDEAGNVTVEDRQGGLYTIVVPPAPPVLVVDGYDDPFFGAPPLEGYTDALALAGVPYEVWDIAAQGDPPLEALLAHRAVFWRVGEFTGWTPAQGLLVSNYLASGGALFVASMDLLTRNVETLGPTFNRDVLHVESFDEDATVPFLVGLGDPVGEGIDLALDYSVYEELWFGFISDISDTLVPAADAVPVLGDGMGGVVALRWPRQPGPGDGRLVFASFPLDAVPMGSGSNDRVQLIRNVLRFLAPGAEGLVTLTVDRPAYTLPSLMRIELGDATLRGQGNVAVRVESSRDAVGLTVDLVESVVPGVFVGEVRLVGLSDPAGPGTLRVADGDTLTVWYRDGVSGRELSASARVDTRAPVVSGVTHEPDYVQASIQWETDEPADALVQFGESPLLSRTAYDPTPATTHTVVLSGLRPNTVYYYRVVSRDAAGNMGVDDNGGRLHSFRTLEPLRPPFFDNMDGSTSQWTVFNSEETVGGWERGVPANGHETAAHSPPWAWGTSLQGRSYDYMETFLISPAIFLGGGNTARLTFWHSYDFIPRDELDVWEVGTVYVITNGVGRPVAVAEFGFDAENWNEVEVDLTPFMGNMINVVFAYQMISLALDSHPRPGWLIDDVSITVSQVDPGVLVITNNLMQAECLLSGPIQRRVRGVFEVISNAPPGRYVVEYADVPWYVAPPAQTNELVSGGTVVFVGHYGMVDADGNGLPDAYEVAYFGGVDPRRGWLTDADGDGMSDAAEFIAGTNPTNAASALNVAVELAGSADTLRLVCPSASGHGYRLWVRTLETGWEPATDWVRATGPTVRFNLPLLRDGAARFYRVEARP, from the coding sequence GTGAAGCGTCTTCGGTTTGCCTGCCGTTTCCGGGAGGTGACGGTCGCCCTGGGCTTGTTGTTGGGGGTTTCGTGGAGTGGGGCGAAACCGGTATTGCTCCGCAATGCAACCTTTGATCCTGCGACCAATGCCGTGCCTTCGCTGACGGCGGCCGGCGTACCGCAACCAGGGGAGGGGTCTTTGCGGCGTTTGTATCTGGTGCAGTTGCGGGAACTGCCGGGGACACAATGGCGGCAGGTGTTGGAGCGGCTGGGTGTGACCGTGCTGCGGTACGTGCCGGAGGACACCTATGTGGTTCGATGCGACGGCGCCACGATCCGCCGGGTGGAACAGTTACCGTTTGTGGCATGGGTGGGTCCTTATGAGGCCCGCTACAAGGTGCATGCGCCGCTGGCGGCGGCGGCCCGGCCGGGCGGTGTGGAAGTCAGCGTGTTGGTGGCTGCGGATGCGGATCCGGCGGAGGTAGAGGCGGTGCGCTTGCGTTTTCAGCGGATTCGTCAGGAATCCGTGCTGCGCAGCGGGGTGGTCCTGCGGGGTTGGTTGCCCGGGACGGATGTGGAGGCGCTGGCCCGGTCGGAGGCGGTGCTGTGGATTGAACCCGCGCCCAGGATGCGGTTGTACGACGAGGTTTCGTCGAAGATCGTGGCCGGTGACGGGGGGCCGAACCGGCTGTTGGCGCAGCGACTGGGCTGGGACGGCAGCGGTGTGACGGTGGCGGTAGCCGACAGCGGGCTGCAATGGGGTGAGGCGGCTTCCATGCATCCGGATCTGATGGGTCGCACTCCGGTGTTTTTTTACTACGGCGATCTGACCGACGCGGCGGATGAGCACGGGCACGGGACGCATGTGACCGGGATCATCGCCGGGGACGGTGCGGGGGGTGAGATGGATGAGAACGGTTTCCTGTACGGCCTGGGTGTGGCGCCGGGGGTGCGGATTGTGACACAGCGCATTTTCGATGGCCTGGGCGGGTACCAGCCGCCGCCGAGTTTTGAACGTCTGACGCGGGATGCGGTTCGGGCGGGGGCCGACATCGGGTCCAACAGTTGGGGGGACGACACCGGGGGGCGTTATGACCTGAGTGCGATGGAATTTGACGAGTTGGTGCGGGATGCCGACGGTCTGCGTTTGGGGGATCAACCGTACATTTTGGAGTTTTCGGCCGGCAACGCCGGACCGTATGCCCGGACGATCGGCAGTCCTGCCGTGGCCAAGAACGTCATTGCCACCGGGGCCACGCAGAACGATCGGTTTGATCTGTTCCTGTACGACGTCGGCGCCGAGGCCGTGGCCGACTTTTCCAGCCGCGGGCCCTGTGAGGATGGGCGTATCAAACCGGATCTGGTGGCGCCCGGCACGTGGATTGCCTCCCTCCAAAGTGCTGCCGCGCCGGAGGACAACGCCTGGCTGCCCATATCCCGGCTTTACAGTTACATGGGCGGTACGAGTCAGGCCGGCCCGCACGTGACCGGTGCCGCGGCGCTTTTTGTGCAGTTTTACCGTCACCATTTCACCAACGCCACTCCCTCGCCGGCTTTGGTGAAGGCCGCCCTGATCAACACGGCGGTGGACCTGGATGACGCGATGGGAACGGGGCCGGTGCCGAACTTTGACGAGGGCTGGGGTCGGGTGAACGTGGTGCCGCTGCTGAGCGGGGAACGGCAATTCCTCTTTTACGATCAAACCACGCCTCTGGTCACGGGCCAGTCCTGGGAAACGGTGGTGGTGGTGGATGGGACCGAGCCGCTGCGGATCACGCTGGTGTACACCGATGTGCCGGGGACGCCTTTTGTCCTGCCGGCGCTGGTGAACGATCTGGATCTGGAGGTGGTGGGGCCCGGAGGGGAGGTTTATTTGGGCAATGCGTTTCGTCAGGGCGAGTCCGTGCCCGGCGCGGTTACGCCGGATCGCCGGAACAACGTGGAGTGCGTGTATGTGCAGGAGCCGGAGCCGGGGCCGTATCGGATCCGTGTGCGGGCGTATCGTGTGCCCGAGGATGCGCGGCGGGACACGCCCGAGGTGGATCAGGACTTTGCGCTGGTGGTGTCCGGCCGGTTTCTTCCGCCCGGGATCGGTGCGTTGCGGCTGGACCGCGGGGCCTACACGGCACCGGACGAGGTGGGGATTCGTTTGTTTGACGGGGACCTGGCAGGCCAGCCGTCGGTGTCCATTCGGGTGAGCAGCACGACCGAACCCGGGGGCGAGCTGGTGGTGTTGTCGGCTGCGGACGGGCTGGGTTCGTTTACGGGTCGTGTGGCCACCGTGACAGGGTTGGCGGCGTCGGATGGCCGTCTGCAGGTGGCGCATGGCGACGAGATTGTGGCGAGGTATTGGGATGCGTCAGCAGGCGAGGAACGCGTGGCGACGGCCCGGGTGGATCTGGTACCTCCGCGGATCAGCGGGGTGCAGACGCGGGTCGAGTATGGAGTGGTTTGGGTGAGCTGGAGCGTGGATGAACCGGTGTTGGGCAGGGTTCGGTTTGGGACCAACGCAGCACTGGACCGGTTGGCTGTGTCGGAGGACTGGAGCATGACGCCGGCAGTCAGTCTGGGTGCTTTGACTCCGGGTGTGACCTGGTACTTCCGGGTGGAGGCGACGGACGAGGCGGGGAATGTAACCGTGGAAGATCGGCAGGGCGGGTTGTATACGATTGTGGTGCCGCCCGCCCCGCCGGTGTTGGTGGTGGACGGGTATGACGATCCGTTTTTTGGCGCGCCGCCGCTGGAGGGTTACACCGATGCCCTGGCCCTGGCGGGTGTTCCGTATGAGGTTTGGGATATCGCTGCGCAGGGGGATCCGCCGTTGGAGGCCCTGTTGGCCCATCGGGCGGTGTTTTGGCGGGTGGGCGAGTTCACCGGGTGGACGCCAGCGCAGGGGTTGTTGGTGAGCAATTATCTGGCATCGGGGGGAGCGCTGTTTGTGGCGTCGATGGATCTGCTGACCCGGAATGTGGAAACCCTGGGACCGACGTTCAACCGGGACGTGCTTCATGTGGAGAGTTTCGACGAGGACGCCACGGTACCGTTCCTGGTGGGTTTGGGGGATCCGGTGGGTGAGGGAATTGATCTGGCTCTGGACTACAGCGTGTACGAGGAGTTGTGGTTCGGATTCATCAGTGACATTTCGGACACCCTGGTTCCCGCGGCGGATGCGGTTCCGGTGCTCGGGGACGGGATGGGTGGGGTGGTGGCGCTGAGGTGGCCGCGTCAGCCGGGTCCGGGCGATGGCCGGCTGGTCTTTGCGTCATTCCCGCTGGATGCCGTGCCGATGGGGAGCGGTTCCAACGACCGGGTTCAGTTGATCCGGAACGTCCTGCGGTTTTTGGCGCCGGGTGCGGAGGGTCTGGTCACGCTGACGGTGGACCGGCCGGCCTACACGTTGCCGAGCCTGATGCGGATTGAGTTGGGGGACGCCACTCTTCGCGGTCAGGGCAACGTGGCGGTGCGGGTGGAGAGCAGCAGGGACGCCGTGGGTTTGACCGTGGACCTGGTGGAGTCCGTGGTGCCCGGGGTGTTTGTCGGGGAGGTCAGGTTGGTGGGCCTGTCCGATCCGGCGGGGCCCGGCACATTGCGGGTGGCTGACGGGGACACGTTGACCGTGTGGTACCGTGACGGGGTGAGCGGGCGCGAGCTGAGTGCATCGGCCCGGGTGGACACGAGGGCGCCGGTGGTGAGCGGCGTGACGCACGAGCCGGACTACGTGCAGGCCAGCATCCAGTGGGAGACGGACGAGCCCGCCGATGCCCTGGTGCAGTTTGGGGAATCGCCGTTGCTGAGTCGAACGGCATACGATCCCACCCCGGCGACGACCCACACGGTGGTGTTGTCCGGGCTGCGTCCGAACACGGTGTACTACTACCGCGTGGTCAGCCGCGATGCTGCGGGCAACATGGGCGTGGACGATAACGGAGGTCGACTCCACAGTTTCCGTACTCTGGAACCGTTACGTCCGCCGTTTTTTGACAACATGGATGGTTCAACCAGCCAGTGGACCGTGTTCAACAGTGAGGAGACCGTGGGCGGGTGGGAACGCGGCGTGCCCGCCAATGGTCATGAAACCGCGGCGCATTCACCTCCGTGGGCGTGGGGCACCAGCCTGCAGGGCCGGAGCTATGATTACATGGAAACCTTCCTGATCAGCCCTGCGATTTTCCTGGGCGGAGGGAACACGGCCCGGCTGACCTTCTGGCACAGTTATGATTTCATCCCGCGCGATGAGCTGGACGTGTGGGAGGTGGGCACCGTGTACGTGATCACCAACGGGGTCGGGAGACCCGTGGCCGTGGCCGAGTTCGGCTTCGATGCCGAGAACTGGAACGAGGTGGAGGTGGACCTGACGCCGTTCATGGGCAACATGATCAACGTGGTGTTCGCCTACCAGATGATCTCGCTGGCGTTGGATTCCCATCCGCGGCCCGGCTGGTTGATTGACGATGTCAGCATCACGGTCAGCCAGGTGGACCCTGGCGTTCTGGTGATCACCAACAACCTGATGCAGGCGGAGTGTTTGTTGTCCGGGCCGATCCAGCGGCGTGTGCGCGGGGTGTTTGAGGTGATTTCGAACGCGCCGCCGGGCCGGTACGTGGTGGAGTATGCGGACGTACCCTGGTATGTGGCCCCGCCGGCGCAAACCAATGAACTGGTCTCGGGCGGGACGGTGGTGTTCGTCGGTCACTACGGGATGGTGGATGCAGACGGGAACGGTTTGCCGGACGCTTACGAGGTCGCGTACTTCGGTGGAGTGGATCCCCGTCGGGGTTGGCTGACCGATGCGGACGGTGACGGGATGAGCGACGCGGCGGAGTTCATCGCCGGCACGAATCCCACCAACGCAGCCAGTGCATTGAACGTGGCGGTGGAACTGGCGGGGTCGGCGGATACGTTGCGGCTGGTTTGTCCGTCCGCGTCGGGGCACGGGTATCGGCTCTGGGTGCGGACTCTGGAGACGGGATGGGAACCGGCGACCGACTGGGTACGGGCCACCGGTCCGACCGTCCGGTTTAACCTGCCGCTGTTGAGGGACGGCGCCGCGCGGTTTTACCGCGTGGAAGCCCGACCGTGA
- a CDS encoding ABC transporter ATP-binding protein, which translates to MTTTMEMPRTETKPRATAEVVVAVRGLTKVFRDFWGRPKARAVDHVDFEVYRGEVFGLLGPNGSGKSTTVKLLLGLLYPTRGQIQVFGRSPRHVATKYRIGYLPEESYLYRYLSARETLDFFGRLFGLPARQRRRRIDELLEMVGLSQVGSRPVGEFSKGMQRRIGLAQALINDPDLVILDEPTSGMDPIGCREMKDLILALARRGKTVILSSHLLADVEDVCDRVLILYGGRVQAVGPLRELLRKPDRLRITTPVLSRPTLERVLEIIRAEVGDAEIRVDNPTQNLESFFLEVVERARKAAAETSGATVGTRVAPYLRGEAEPKAQPERILEKLTLPSEPVRPAAPEVPAGSAVDEARLAELAGPGPAGVTEAPAAAAAPPEREALEQADQKLAELLNRGKKS; encoded by the coding sequence ATGACGACGACCATGGAGATGCCGAGAACGGAGACGAAACCGCGAGCGACTGCCGAGGTGGTGGTGGCCGTGCGGGGATTGACCAAGGTGTTCCGGGATTTTTGGGGGCGCCCCAAGGCCCGTGCGGTGGACCATGTGGATTTCGAGGTGTATCGCGGGGAGGTGTTCGGTCTGCTGGGCCCCAATGGCTCGGGCAAATCCACCACCGTGAAATTGTTGTTGGGGCTGTTGTATCCCACACGGGGGCAGATTCAGGTGTTTGGGCGGTCGCCCCGGCATGTGGCGACCAAATATAGGATCGGGTATTTGCCGGAGGAATCGTATTTGTACCGTTACCTCAGTGCGCGGGAGACGCTGGACTTTTTCGGTCGGTTGTTTGGTCTGCCGGCCCGGCAGCGGCGGCGGCGGATTGACGAGTTGTTGGAGATGGTGGGGTTGAGTCAGGTGGGTTCGCGGCCGGTGGGCGAGTTTTCGAAGGGGATGCAACGACGGATCGGGTTGGCCCAGGCGCTGATCAATGATCCCGATCTGGTGATTCTGGACGAGCCGACCTCCGGGATGGACCCGATTGGTTGTCGGGAGATGAAGGATTTGATCCTGGCGCTGGCGCGCCGGGGCAAGACGGTGATTTTGAGCAGTCACTTGTTGGCGGATGTGGAGGATGTTTGTGACCGGGTGCTGATCCTTTACGGGGGGCGGGTACAGGCGGTGGGGCCGTTGCGGGAACTGTTGCGCAAGCCGGACCGGCTCCGCATCACCACGCCGGTGTTGTCACGGCCCACGCTGGAGAGGGTATTGGAGATCATTCGGGCGGAGGTGGGGGACGCGGAGATCCGCGTGGATAATCCGACGCAGAACCTGGAGAGCTTCTTTTTGGAGGTGGTGGAGCGGGCCCGCAAGGCGGCTGCCGAGACCAGTGGTGCCACGGTGGGCACCCGGGTGGCGCCCTATTTGCGGGGCGAGGCGGAACCGAAGGCGCAGCCCGAGCGCATTTTGGAGAAACTGACGCTGCCCTCGGAACCGGTGCGCCCGGCGGCGCCGGAAGTGCCGGCAGGTTCGGCGGTGGACGAAGCCAGGCTGGCGGAGCTGGCGGGGCCGGGTCCGGCTGGCGTGACGGAAGCGCCGGCTGCTGCGGCGGCGCCACCCGAACGGGAGGCACTGGAGCAAGCGGACCAGAAGCTGGCGGAATTGCTGAATCGCGGGAAGAAGTCATGA
- a CDS encoding ABC transporter permease, protein MKPVWAIAWLTWKAAFRYRLFWVICLLLLASVVGLPLILKHDGTARGFTQILLTYTLSAISGLLGLCTLWLGCGTLARDVEECQIQLVAVKPVARWKIWLGKWFGLATLTGVMLLVAGGGVYGLLLYRAHQLPADQRQTLFKEVLVARGSARPPDFREEIQAETDRRLRERLARLPDLKADLAEARRQIEEQVKAEYQVVPPGFVKVWLVDLGLQRRFIQGRPMHLRIKFNAAATSESGTFTGLWQVGVPETPKVWRSDPMSLAPDTFHEFEIPPDLWDDRGVLTIAFFNANDVTLLFPLDEGIEVLYWQGGFLVNYLRGLGIIYCWMLLLATLGLSTASFLSFPVAAFVSLAALVLVFGSGTIRTVVTEGTLLGWDPEAEAYSQTWVDKLGVPVFKGIWWVIQLAKGFSPIDALSTGRSVSWWELARAVGQIVVFLGGLMAAGGIWAFHRRELATAAPLQ, encoded by the coding sequence ATGAAACCGGTTTGGGCCATTGCGTGGTTGACCTGGAAAGCGGCGTTTCGGTACCGGCTGTTCTGGGTGATTTGTCTGTTGTTGCTGGCCTCGGTGGTGGGGCTGCCGTTGATTCTGAAGCATGATGGCACGGCGCGCGGTTTTACGCAGATTCTGTTGACCTACACGCTGAGTGCCATTTCGGGTTTGTTGGGGTTGTGCACGTTGTGGCTGGGTTGTGGCACGCTGGCACGGGACGTGGAGGAGTGTCAGATCCAGTTGGTGGCGGTCAAACCGGTGGCGCGTTGGAAGATCTGGCTGGGCAAGTGGTTCGGGCTGGCGACGTTGACCGGGGTGATGCTGTTGGTGGCGGGGGGCGGTGTGTATGGGCTGTTGTTGTATCGGGCGCATCAGCTTCCGGCGGATCAGCGGCAGACGTTGTTCAAGGAGGTTTTGGTGGCGCGGGGCTCGGCCAGGCCACCGGATTTTCGGGAGGAAATTCAGGCGGAGACGGACCGGCGTTTGCGGGAGCGACTGGCCCGGCTGCCGGATTTGAAGGCCGATCTGGCCGAGGCCCGGCGCCAGATTGAGGAACAGGTGAAAGCGGAGTACCAGGTGGTGCCTCCCGGGTTTGTGAAGGTTTGGCTGGTGGACCTGGGTTTGCAGCGCCGGTTCATTCAAGGTCGGCCCATGCATTTGCGGATCAAGTTCAATGCCGCGGCCACATCCGAGTCGGGCACGTTCACCGGTTTGTGGCAGGTGGGTGTGCCGGAGACTCCGAAGGTCTGGCGGAGTGACCCCATGAGCCTGGCTCCGGACACCTTTCACGAATTTGAGATTCCGCCGGATCTCTGGGACGACCGGGGTGTTCTGACCATTGCGTTTTTCAATGCCAATGACGTGACACTGTTGTTTCCGTTGGACGAGGGGATCGAGGTTCTCTACTGGCAGGGCGGGTTTCTGGTGAACTATCTGCGCGGGCTGGGGATCATTTACTGTTGGATGTTGTTGTTGGCGACGCTGGGGTTGAGCACGGCCAGTTTCCTGTCGTTTCCGGTGGCGGCGTTTGTTTCCCTGGCTGCGCTGGTGCTGGTTTTCGGGAGCGGGACGATCCGGACGGTTGTGACGGAGGGGACGTTGTTGGGTTGGGATCCGGAGGCGGAAGCGTATTCGCAAACCTGGGTGGACAAGTTGGGTGTGCCGGTTTTCAAGGGGATCTGGTGGGTCATTCAGCTGGCCAAGGGTTTTTCGCCGATTGACGCTCTGAGCACCGGTCGGAGTGTTTCCTGGTGGGAACTGGCGCGGGCGGTGGGACAGATCGTGGTGTTCCTGGGCGGTTTGATGGCCGCCGGGGGGATTTGGGCGTTTCACCGTCGTGAACTGGCCACGGCCGCACCCCTGCAATGA